A region from the Streptomyces sp. 3214.6 genome encodes:
- a CDS encoding SDR family oxidoreductase — protein sequence MNRLAGKRALITGGTSGIGLETAQRFVAEGADVLVTGVTPASIDRARQILGDKVPVVQADARDLNAQRGLAKQVREHFGQLDVAFLNAGVSDWRPFEDHTEDSYDRLFDINVKSVFFLTQALVPVLADSSSVILNASNSAHGGYGNSNAYAATKAAVSSLMRSWNADLLRSHGIRFNAVSPGPVNTPLYSAAKLGIEDLAQQTAVLETISSGIPLERMGMPGEIAEAVVYLASDASAFVVGQDLILDGGQTVL from the coding sequence ATGAATCGTCTTGCGGGCAAGCGCGCCCTCATCACCGGCGGCACGAGCGGCATCGGTCTGGAGACCGCGCAGCGTTTTGTCGCGGAAGGGGCCGACGTGCTGGTCACGGGCGTCACCCCGGCCAGCATCGACAGGGCGCGGCAGATCCTCGGGGACAAGGTTCCGGTCGTACAGGCCGACGCACGCGATCTCAATGCGCAGCGCGGCCTGGCCAAGCAGGTGCGCGAGCACTTCGGGCAGCTGGACGTGGCGTTCCTGAACGCCGGCGTCTCGGACTGGCGGCCGTTCGAGGACCACACGGAAGACAGCTACGACCGGCTCTTCGACATCAACGTCAAGAGCGTCTTCTTCCTGACGCAGGCATTGGTGCCGGTGCTGGCCGACTCGTCCTCGGTCATCCTCAACGCGTCCAACAGCGCGCACGGCGGATACGGGAATTCGAACGCCTACGCCGCGACGAAGGCGGCTGTCTCCTCCCTGATGCGGTCGTGGAACGCGGACCTGCTCAGGTCGCACGGCATCCGGTTCAACGCGGTCAGCCCCGGCCCGGTGAACACCCCGCTGTACTCCGCCGCCAAGCTCGGGATCGAGGACCTCGCGCAGCAGACGGCGGTTCTGGAGACGATCAGCTCCGGCATCCCGCTGGAACGCATGGGCATGCCCGGGGAGATCGCGGAAGCCGTCGTGTACCTGGCCTCCGACGCCTCGGCCTTCGTTGTGGGCCAGGACCTTATCCTGGACGGCGGCCAGACCGTCCTCTGA